The Deinococcus yavapaiensis KR-236 DNA window TACGGCGGGCATGGGGCGCGACGCGGACATGAGCGGCATGGCGGCGGGCAGTGGCGGCGCGATGCTCGGGTCCATGGCGAGCGGCTCGGAAGGTGCGGGCCTGTCGACGTCGAGCATGAGCTCGATGGGCAGTACGGACGCGGACACGACCGGGATGGGCTTGGGCGCGGGCGGCTCGATGGGCGGCCCGAGCTTGGGCGGCGCGGGCATGGCGACGAGCGGCACGGGCCAGATGGGCATGTCGGGCATGCAAGACCGCGGCATGGGCGCCATGAGCGACATGGACAGCCTCACGAGCAGTGGTGGCCCGCGCATGAGCGACGACGAGATCGCCACGACGGGCGCGTCGTCTCCGATGGGCGACGCGAGCACGAGCGGAATGCTGTCGAGCGGCACGGGACGCATGGACGACGGCGACCGTCAAATTGGCGGAATGACCGACTCGTACGCGAGCGGCTTCGACAACAACTCCACCGACCGCTCCATGATGAGCGGCGCGGGCGGCATGGGAGGACGCATGGACGACCGGAATTCGGCGACGGGCATGAGCGGCAACAGCTCCATGACGAACGAAGGCGGCGTGGTCGGGCAAGGACGCGACAGCGCGGACCTCGCCAACGGCGGCGACGTGCAAGGGATGGACGCGTACGACAACTCGTACAGCGGCGGCTCGGCGGCCATGCCGCGTGCGGGCGGCAGCGCGGCGCAACCGAGCGACACCATGAACACGAACCTCGATGCGGCCTTGCTGGGAAGCGACTTCGACCGTGACAGCATGGGAATGGGCGTGGACGGCACCACGCCGAGCGACACGACGTCGTCGAACACCAGCGATTCGACACGCTCCACGGACTCGTCTCGCAACGACCGCTAATCTTCACGAAGCCGAGGGGCCGTTCGGTCCCCCGGCTTAACCTTTGTTGAGGAGACGGTCACCTCGCTCGCGTTCCCTCAGGCCTAGACTCGAGCCATTCTGGCCCTACTTCTCATGAGTGCGGTAGCATCATGAGAGCGGGAACCGCGAGGCGCGGAACCACGTACGTTTCATCGGTGGCTTGATTTTTTTGGAGGAGGCATTTCATGGATACCAACGTCAGCAACAACGAACGGCTCATCTCGGCGCTTGGCGGTGGCGTGCTCGCCTTGCTGGGCTTGCGGCGCGGCGGTCTCGGCGGCATCGTGCTCGCGGCGGCGGGTAGTTACCTCATCTTCCGTGGCGCGACGGGACACGATCCCGCGTATCAAGCGGCGGGCATGAACACCGCGACGGCGACGAGCGCCACCAACAAGCCGATCTTCGTCGAGCACAGCATCGTTGTGGACAAGCCCGCTCAGGAAGTCTACGGGTACTGGCGCAAGCTCGAGAACTTGCCCAAGATCATGAGCCACTTGGAAAACGTCACGGAGCTCGACGAGCGCCGTTCGCGTTGGGTCGCCAAGGCGCCTCTTGGCACGCACGTCGAGTGGGAAGCCGAGATTGTGAACGACAAGCCGGGCGAGCGCATCGGTTGGCACTCCTTGCCGGGCGCGACGGTCGACAACGCGGGCAGCGTGCAGTTCGAGAGCTTGCCGGGCGGCAGCACGCGCGTGCACGTCGCGCTGTCGTACCGCCCGCCGGCCGGTCAGCTCGGCGCAGCCGTCGCGAAGCTTTTCGGTGAGGAACCCAGCGTGCAGATCGCGGACGATTTGCAGAACTTCAAGAAGACCTTCGAAAGCGGTCAAGCGCAAGCGATCGCCAGCGGCAACTGATCTAGAGCCCCAAGGGACGGCCAGCGCGAACGCTGGCCGTCCTTTCACGTCTCCAGGGCAAAGCTGGTACCGTGCCTCTCGTGCCTCAAGACGCGATTTCCTTCCTGCAAGACCTCATCCGCATTCACGCCTTGTCCACGGGCGAGCACGACATCGCCGCGCGTGTTCTCGACGAGTGGCGCGTCCTCGCGTTCGACGACGTTCGGCTCGACGAGGTCGGCAACACCCTCGGCCTCGTGAAGGGCCGCGAGGAGGGTCCCGCGTGGCTGTTGCTCACCCACCTCGATCACGTGCACGAGGGGGACGAGTCCTTGTGGCCCCACCCGCCGTACGAGGGCGTCTTGCACGACGAGCGCGTCTACGGGCGCGGCGCCGTCGACATCAAAGGGCCGCTCGCCGCGCAGACATACGCGCTCGCGTCCCTGCTTCGAAATGGCAAGCGGCCTCGCCGTGACGTGTGGATCGCCGCCGTCGTCGAAGAGGAGATCGGCGGTCGCGGCGCGTCGCACCTCGTCGCGAATGCACCCGCGCCCATCGGCGGTGTGATCGTTGGCGAGCCTTCCGGCAATCGCTTGATGTTGGGGCACCGCGGGGTCGCTCACGTGCGCGTGCGTCTCGCAGGTCGGGCGCACCACGCGAGCTTGTCGCTGCCCGACAATCCCCTGTTCGCGCTCGGCGAGTTGCTGCGTCGAGTGCAGGCCGTGCAACTTCCCACACACCCTGTCGTCGGTCGTTCCACCCTCACGCCAACGCAAGTCACGACCGATTCCGGAAGCGAGAACCTCACGCCGAACACGGCGACGGTCGTGCTCGATTGGCGTCCGAGCGAAACCGAAGAGCAGATGCGCGCCACGCTCGCCGAGTTGCTCGACGGTCTGCCCGCCGAGGGCGAGGTACCGCCGATGTGGTCGACGCAGAACACGCCTGGCTTCGCGACGCCGCCATCTCACCCGCTCGTCGCGACGGTTCTTCCGTACGCGCAGCCGCTCATGCTGGGCGAAGCCCCTGGCATCTGGTCGTTCGCGACGGATGGCCGCTACACCGCTGAAGCTGGATGGCCCACGGTCGGATGGGGACCCGGCGACGAAAAGCTCGCGCACACCGTACGCGAGTCGATCGGTGTGCGCGAGCTTGAAGACCACGTGGAGGCACTTTCACGCCTGCTGTTCGATCAAGCTCCTTGAGCGTCCTTCAGCTGGATTTGTAAGGGTTGTACGTCCTCGCGGTCCAC harbors:
- a CDS encoding DUF2171 domain-containing protein, yielding MNSENIREHMMVHAKGDGQMMGAKGVHVGTVDKVEGSFIKLTRNDSPDGQHHYIPMTWVESVDDKAVYLSKSEQDVRREWTTDMQGGMSADGSTNDGAISDEERMDRAAQAGNYGAFGQGEHRQATTREEAEAAFSGMTGSGDAQQGMQSGMSGMQGTMMSTSGAMGASDMGGATGIEHIGTAGMGRDADMSGMAAGSGGAMLGSMASGSEGAGLSTSSMSSMGSTDADTTGMGLGAGGSMGGPSLGGAGMATSGTGQMGMSGMQDRGMGAMSDMDSLTSSGGPRMSDDEIATTGASSPMGDASTSGMLSSGTGRMDDGDRQIGGMTDSYASGFDNNSTDRSMMSGAGGMGGRMDDRNSATGMSGNSSMTNEGGVVGQGRDSADLANGGDVQGMDAYDNSYSGGSAAMPRAGGSAAQPSDTMNTNLDAALLGSDFDRDSMGMGVDGTTPSDTTSSNTSDSTRSTDSSRNDR
- a CDS encoding SRPBCC family protein yields the protein MDTNVSNNERLISALGGGVLALLGLRRGGLGGIVLAAAGSYLIFRGATGHDPAYQAAGMNTATATSATNKPIFVEHSIVVDKPAQEVYGYWRKLENLPKIMSHLENVTELDERRSRWVAKAPLGTHVEWEAEIVNDKPGERIGWHSLPGATVDNAGSVQFESLPGGSTRVHVALSYRPPAGQLGAAVAKLFGEEPSVQIADDLQNFKKTFESGQAQAIASGN
- a CDS encoding M20 family metallopeptidase, which codes for MPQDAISFLQDLIRIHALSTGEHDIAARVLDEWRVLAFDDVRLDEVGNTLGLVKGREEGPAWLLLTHLDHVHEGDESLWPHPPYEGVLHDERVYGRGAVDIKGPLAAQTYALASLLRNGKRPRRDVWIAAVVEEEIGGRGASHLVANAPAPIGGVIVGEPSGNRLMLGHRGVAHVRVRLAGRAHHASLSLPDNPLFALGELLRRVQAVQLPTHPVVGRSTLTPTQVTTDSGSENLTPNTATVVLDWRPSETEEQMRATLAELLDGLPAEGEVPPMWSTQNTPGFATPPSHPLVATVLPYAQPLMLGEAPGIWSFATDGRYTAEAGWPTVGWGPGDEKLAHTVRESIGVRELEDHVEALSRLLFDQAP